A window from Citrus sinensis cultivar Valencia sweet orange chromosome 5, DVS_A1.0, whole genome shotgun sequence encodes these proteins:
- the LOC107176209 gene encoding probable polyamine transporter At1g31830 isoform X2, with product MKLRSTVNRQVSVEMGQSDAVEYVNINDQPSSPRVHGTRKVSILPLIFLIFYEVSGGPFGVEDSVKAAGPLLALLGFLVFPIIWSVPEALITAEMGTMFPENGGYVVWVSSALGPYWGFQQGWMKWLSGVIDNALYPVLFLDYLKSGIPALGNGLPRAFAALALTFVLTFMNYRGLTIVGWAAVLLGIFSLLPFVVMGLVSLPKLEPSRWLVVNLGEVDWNLYLNTLFWNLNYWDSISTLAGEVDNPKKTLPKALFYALILVIFGYFFPLLVGTGAIPLDRDLWTDGYFSDIAKVLGGVWLRWWIQGAAAMSNMGMFVAEMSSDSFQLLGMAERGMLPEFFAKRSRYGTPLIGIIFSASGVVLLSWLSFQDIVAAENFLYCFGMIMEFIAFVWLRIQYPAASRPYKIPTGTVGAIIMCIPPTILICVVLALSTLKVAALSVGAVVIGLVMQPCLKYAEKKRLMKFSTSAELPDLHGPEQESVDSLPE from the exons ATG AAATTGAGGAGCACTGTGAATAGGCAAGTTTCAGTAGAAATGGGGCAGTCTGATGCTGTTGAATATGTTAATATCAATGACCAACCATCTTCTCCTAGAGTCCATGGCACTAGAAAAGTATCGATCTTGCCACTTATTTTCCTTATATTCTATGAGGTTTCTGGAGGGCCGTTTGGTGTTGAGGATAGTGTAAAGGCAGCTGGTCCTCTTTTAGCACTTCTTGGTTTCTTGGTGTTTCCGATTATATGGAGTGTCCCTGAAGCTTTAATTACTGCCGAGATGGGTACCATGTTTCCTGAAAATGGTGGTTATGTGGTTTGGGTTTCATCTGCCTTAGGCCCATATTGGGGTTTTCAGCAAGGTTGGATGAAATGGCTAAGTGGGGTTATTGATAATGCTTTATACCCAGTTCTGTTTCTTGACTACTTGAAGTCTGGTATCCCTGCGTTGGGCAATGGGTTACCTAGAGCCTTTGCGGCGTTAGCTTTGACTTTTGTTCTCACTTTCATGAACTATAGGGGTCTAACCATTGTGGGATGGGCTGCTGTTCTTTTAGGGATTTTCTCACTCCTTCCTTTTGTGGTTATGGGACTTGTGTCCCTTCCCAAGTTAGAGCCTTCAAGATGGCTTGTAGTAAATTTAGGTGAAGTGGATTGGAATTTGTATTTGAACACCCTGTTTTGGAATCTCAACTACTGGGACTCAATAAGTACACTAGCTGGAGAGGTGGATAACCCAAAGAAGACTCTTCCAAAGGCTTTGTTTTATGCTTTGATCTTGGTCATTTTTGGGTATTTCTTTCCCCTTCTAGTTGGAACTGGAGCTATTCCATTAGATCGCGACTTGTGGACCGATGGTTACTTTTCAGATATCGCTAAAGTGCTTGGTGGAGTTTGGTTGAGATGGTGGATCCAGGGGGCTGCAGCAATGTCGAATATGGGCATGTTTGTAGCTGAGATGAGCAGCGACTCTTTCCAGCTTTTGGGGATGGCTGAGCGTGGAATGCTACCTGAGTTTTTTGCTAAGAGGTCTCGTTATGGGACTCCTTTGATTGGAATCATATTCTCAGCATCTGGTGTGGTTTTGCTATCATGGCTGAGCTTTCAAGATATTGTAGCTGCAGAGAACTTCCTGTACTGTTTTGGAATGATTATGGAGTTTATAGCATTTGTGTGGTTAAGGATACAATATCCTGCTGCATCTCGTCCTTACAAGATACCCACTGGCACTGTTGGAGCCATTATCATGTGTATTCCTCCAACCATATTGATTTGTGTTGTGTTGGCTCTTTCTACTTTAAAAGTTGCAGCTTTAAGCGTTGGTGCTGTGGTGATTGGTCTCGTAATGCAGCCTTGTCTCAAGTATGCTGAGAAGAAGAGATTGATGAAGTTCTCCACTAGTGCTGAGCTTCCAGATCTTCATGGCCCTGAGCAGGAGAGTGTTGATTCATTACCAGAGTAG
- the LOC107176209 gene encoding probable polyamine transporter At1g31830 isoform X1: MQKLRSTVNRQVSVEMGQSDAVEYVNINDQPSSPRVHGTRKVSILPLIFLIFYEVSGGPFGVEDSVKAAGPLLALLGFLVFPIIWSVPEALITAEMGTMFPENGGYVVWVSSALGPYWGFQQGWMKWLSGVIDNALYPVLFLDYLKSGIPALGNGLPRAFAALALTFVLTFMNYRGLTIVGWAAVLLGIFSLLPFVVMGLVSLPKLEPSRWLVVNLGEVDWNLYLNTLFWNLNYWDSISTLAGEVDNPKKTLPKALFYALILVIFGYFFPLLVGTGAIPLDRDLWTDGYFSDIAKVLGGVWLRWWIQGAAAMSNMGMFVAEMSSDSFQLLGMAERGMLPEFFAKRSRYGTPLIGIIFSASGVVLLSWLSFQDIVAAENFLYCFGMIMEFIAFVWLRIQYPAASRPYKIPTGTVGAIIMCIPPTILICVVLALSTLKVAALSVGAVVIGLVMQPCLKYAEKKRLMKFSTSAELPDLHGPEQESVDSLPE; encoded by the coding sequence ATGCAGAAATTGAGGAGCACTGTGAATAGGCAAGTTTCAGTAGAAATGGGGCAGTCTGATGCTGTTGAATATGTTAATATCAATGACCAACCATCTTCTCCTAGAGTCCATGGCACTAGAAAAGTATCGATCTTGCCACTTATTTTCCTTATATTCTATGAGGTTTCTGGAGGGCCGTTTGGTGTTGAGGATAGTGTAAAGGCAGCTGGTCCTCTTTTAGCACTTCTTGGTTTCTTGGTGTTTCCGATTATATGGAGTGTCCCTGAAGCTTTAATTACTGCCGAGATGGGTACCATGTTTCCTGAAAATGGTGGTTATGTGGTTTGGGTTTCATCTGCCTTAGGCCCATATTGGGGTTTTCAGCAAGGTTGGATGAAATGGCTAAGTGGGGTTATTGATAATGCTTTATACCCAGTTCTGTTTCTTGACTACTTGAAGTCTGGTATCCCTGCGTTGGGCAATGGGTTACCTAGAGCCTTTGCGGCGTTAGCTTTGACTTTTGTTCTCACTTTCATGAACTATAGGGGTCTAACCATTGTGGGATGGGCTGCTGTTCTTTTAGGGATTTTCTCACTCCTTCCTTTTGTGGTTATGGGACTTGTGTCCCTTCCCAAGTTAGAGCCTTCAAGATGGCTTGTAGTAAATTTAGGTGAAGTGGATTGGAATTTGTATTTGAACACCCTGTTTTGGAATCTCAACTACTGGGACTCAATAAGTACACTAGCTGGAGAGGTGGATAACCCAAAGAAGACTCTTCCAAAGGCTTTGTTTTATGCTTTGATCTTGGTCATTTTTGGGTATTTCTTTCCCCTTCTAGTTGGAACTGGAGCTATTCCATTAGATCGCGACTTGTGGACCGATGGTTACTTTTCAGATATCGCTAAAGTGCTTGGTGGAGTTTGGTTGAGATGGTGGATCCAGGGGGCTGCAGCAATGTCGAATATGGGCATGTTTGTAGCTGAGATGAGCAGCGACTCTTTCCAGCTTTTGGGGATGGCTGAGCGTGGAATGCTACCTGAGTTTTTTGCTAAGAGGTCTCGTTATGGGACTCCTTTGATTGGAATCATATTCTCAGCATCTGGTGTGGTTTTGCTATCATGGCTGAGCTTTCAAGATATTGTAGCTGCAGAGAACTTCCTGTACTGTTTTGGAATGATTATGGAGTTTATAGCATTTGTGTGGTTAAGGATACAATATCCTGCTGCATCTCGTCCTTACAAGATACCCACTGGCACTGTTGGAGCCATTATCATGTGTATTCCTCCAACCATATTGATTTGTGTTGTGTTGGCTCTTTCTACTTTAAAAGTTGCAGCTTTAAGCGTTGGTGCTGTGGTGATTGGTCTCGTAATGCAGCCTTGTCTCAAGTATGCTGAGAAGAAGAGATTGATGAAGTTCTCCACTAGTGCTGAGCTTCCAGATCTTCATGGCCCTGAGCAGGAGAGTGTTGATTCATTACCAGAGTAG